In the Haloferula helveola genome, one interval contains:
- a CDS encoding TatD family hydrolase: protein MRYIEPHAHMVSRTTDDYEKLALAGCEAICEPAFWAGFDRSSPQGFYDYYRQLTDYEPKRAAKFGIPHFCWLCINPKEAEDAGFAREVMALIPEFIDKPTVLGIGEIGLNKNTRSELAIFEEHVQIALDRDLPILIHTPHLEDKRKGTKLMLDSLANFGSLDRNRVIIDHVEEHTVDLVLDQGYWAGMTLYPESKCTPNRAIDILETHEGARLWLNSACDWGISDPLAVVKCGFEMKKRKHSAEQIDKILFENPKRFLSQCPNFELPSA from the coding sequence ATGCGCTACATCGAGCCCCACGCCCACATGGTCAGCCGGACGACGGATGACTACGAGAAGCTCGCCCTGGCCGGCTGCGAGGCGATCTGCGAGCCGGCCTTCTGGGCCGGCTTCGACCGGTCTTCGCCACAAGGCTTCTACGACTACTACCGGCAGCTGACCGACTACGAGCCGAAGCGAGCCGCCAAATTCGGAATCCCGCACTTCTGCTGGCTGTGCATCAACCCGAAGGAAGCGGAAGATGCCGGATTCGCCCGCGAGGTGATGGCCCTGATTCCCGAGTTCATCGACAAGCCGACCGTCCTCGGCATCGGCGAGATCGGACTCAACAAGAACACCCGCAGCGAGCTTGCGATCTTCGAGGAGCACGTCCAGATCGCCCTCGACCGCGACCTCCCGATCCTCATCCACACGCCGCACCTCGAAGACAAGCGAAAGGGCACCAAGCTGATGCTCGACTCGTTGGCCAACTTCGGTTCGCTCGACCGCAACCGCGTGATCATCGACCACGTCGAGGAACATACGGTGGATCTCGTACTCGACCAGGGATACTGGGCCGGCATGACGCTCTATCCCGAAAGCAAATGCACGCCGAACCGGGCGATCGACATCCTCGAAACTCACGAAGGCGCCCGCCTGTGGCTGAACTCGGCCTGCGACTGGGGAATTTCCGATCCGCTCGCGGTGGTGAAGTGCGGCTTCGAAATGAAGAAGCGCAAGCACAGCGCGGAGCAGATCGACAAGATCCTGTTCGAGAACCCGAAGCGGTTCCTCAGCCAGTGCCCGAACTTCGAACTCCCGTCGGCCTGA
- a CDS encoding DUF1080 domain-containing protein, whose protein sequence is MKPILTLAAATAVITQPLAAEPEILKEIREENGKKVEYTFIDGVKVHETDPAKQPPPKVVTPKPYDAEKAKAPEGAIVLFDGTEESLHKNWTSMKGGETKWKLVDGAMESVRGAGYIRTKDEFGSCRLHVEFATPKNVKGDGQGRGNSGVFLMGIYEVQVLDSYENATYPDGQCGALYGRAVPKVNACRPPGEWQTYDITFQRPIFDESGKVLRKARFTVVHNGEVIHDNVELSGGTGWRGPHSISEYEKHGDTGPISFQDHGNPVRFRNVWIQKLEEQTR, encoded by the coding sequence ATGAAACCGATCCTGACTCTCGCCGCGGCCACCGCCGTGATCACTCAACCGCTCGCCGCCGAACCCGAAATCCTGAAGGAAATCCGGGAAGAGAACGGCAAGAAGGTGGAATACACCTTCATCGACGGCGTGAAGGTCCACGAGACCGACCCCGCCAAGCAGCCGCCGCCGAAGGTTGTGACTCCGAAACCTTACGACGCGGAAAAGGCTAAGGCTCCCGAAGGAGCGATCGTCCTCTTCGACGGCACCGAGGAGAGCCTTCACAAGAACTGGACGAGCATGAAGGGCGGCGAGACGAAGTGGAAACTCGTCGATGGCGCGATGGAATCGGTCCGCGGCGCGGGCTACATCCGCACCAAGGACGAATTCGGTTCGTGCCGGTTGCACGTCGAGTTCGCGACACCGAAGAACGTCAAGGGCGACGGCCAGGGACGCGGCAACAGCGGCGTCTTCCTGATGGGCATCTACGAGGTTCAGGTTCTCGATTCCTACGAGAACGCGACCTATCCCGACGGTCAGTGCGGCGCCCTCTACGGACGCGCCGTGCCGAAGGTGAATGCCTGCCGCCCTCCCGGTGAATGGCAGACCTACGACATCACCTTCCAACGCCCGATCTTCGACGAGAGCGGCAAGGTCCTCCGCAAGGCCCGCTTCACCGTCGTTCACAACGGCGAAGTCATTCACGACAACGTCGAACTGAGTGGCGGCACGGGCTGGCGCGGACCTCACTCGATCAGCGAGTACGAGAAGCACGGCGATACCGGCCCGATCTCGTTCCAGGACCACGGCAACCCGGTCCGCTTCCGGAACGTCTGGATTCAGAAGCTCGAGGAGCAAACGAGGTAG